Proteins co-encoded in one Arachis hypogaea cultivar Tifrunner chromosome 11, arahy.Tifrunner.gnm2.J5K5, whole genome shotgun sequence genomic window:
- the LOC112722175 gene encoding proline transporter 2 has product MEVEGAKSQSLSLEQDQEKGSQNVGDEHAPHTAHTIDHDSWQQVGLMLVTSFNCGWILTFSNLIMVPLGWTWGILCLVVVGFYTAYGNWLLAAFHFIDGKRFIRYRDLMGFTYGKKLYHVTWIFQFLTLLLGNMGFILLGGKALKEINSEFSDSPLRLQFYIVITGAAYFVFAFFIPTISAMRNWLGASAILTLSYIVLLLIVLVKDGKANSDKNYEISGSEVRKVFNAFGAISAIIVANTGGLLLEIQSTLRKPAVKNMRKALYSQYTVGVMFYYGVTVLGYWAYGSLVSSYLPENLSGPRWINVLVNAINFLQSIISQHMFVAPIHETLDTKFLDIKKGMHSGENFKRLFLVRGVFFSGNTLVAAAFPFMGDFVNLLGSFSLVPLTFMFPSMVFIKVKGKIATREKKAWHWFNIIFSFLLTIATTISAVRLIVDNIQKYHFFADA; this is encoded by the exons ATGGAAGTAGAAGGTGCTAAATCACAGTCTTTGAGCCTTGAACAGGACCAAGAAAAGGGTAGCCAAAATGTTGGTGATGAACATGCGCCACATACTGCTCATACCATTGACCATG ATTCTTGGCAACAAGTGGGGTTGATGTTAGTGACAAGCTTCAACTGTGGTTGGATACTGACATTTTCTAACTTAATTATGGTGCCACTGGGTTGGACTTGGGGCATTCTCTGTCTTGTTGTTGTGGGGTTCTACACTGCTTATGGCAACTGGCTCTTGGCTGCATTTCACTTCATTGATGGCAAAAGATTCATCAGATACAGAGACCTCATGGGATTCACTTATG GGAAGAAGCTGTATCATGTCACATGGATTTTCCAGTTTTTAACCCTACTTCTTGGAAACATGGGTTTCATCCTACTTGGAGGCAAGGCACTTAAG GAAATAAATTCAGAATTTAGTGATTCACCGTTGAGGCTCCAATTTTACATAGTGATTACAGGAGCTGCCTACTTTGTGTTTGCATTTTTCATCCCAACAATATCTGCAATGAGAAATTGGCTTGGAGCTTCTGCAATTCTCACTCTCTCCTATATAGTACTGCTTCTAATTGTTCTAGTCAAAGATG GAAAAGCAAATTCGGACAAAAACTATGAAATAAGTGGAAGCGAGGTTCGCAAGGTTTTTAATGCGTTTGGAGCTATTTCTGCAATCATAGTCGCTAATACCGGTGGTCTACTTCTTGAGATACAg TCCACACTACGTAAGCCAGCGGTGAAGAACATGAGGAAGGCCTTGTATTCGCAATACACAGTGGGAGTGATGTTTTACTATGGAGTCACCGTTTTGGGATATTGGGCTTATGGATCACTTGTGTCCTCATATCTCCCTGAAAATTTGAGTGGGCCCAGATGGATCAACGTCCTTGTCAATGCCATTAATTTTCTTCAGTCCATTATCTCCCAACAT ATGTTTGTAGCACCAATTCATGAGACATTGGACACAAAATTCTTGGACATTAAGAAGGGAATGCATTCAGGGGAGAACTTTAAGAGATTATTTCTGGTGCGAGGGGTGTTTTTCTCAGGGAACACTCTGGTGGCAGCTGCATTCCCCTTTATGGGTGACTTTGTCAATTTGCTTGGCTCATTCTCACTTGTGCCCCTCACCTTCATGTTCCCCAGCATGGTCTTCATTAAG GTTAAAGGAAAGATAGCAACAAGAGAGAAGAAGGCATGGCATTGGTTCAacattatcttttcttttctgctTACCATTGCAACCACAATTTCTGCAGTTCGATTGATTGTTGATAACATTCAGAAGTATCACTTCTTTGCAGATGCATGA